Proteins encoded within one genomic window of Candidatus Rokuibacteriota bacterium:
- a CDS encoding polysaccharide biosynthesis tyrosine autokinase, with protein sequence MAQYDINLRDYFRILRRRRGIVILVPLLFGVFSFTLAFLQAPTPLYRATAVVRVERALSVTGLLQELVAYNPDGNLGTQAALIKGFPVMSAAAKKLGLIPGDATAERIQATPAYLQVLQDLQDQVEVKRVEATNLIEISATAPDPDDAVRIANSLAEAFREDNYATRNRQVREAREFIEKQLEGVGAKLRQSEDGLKAYQEANAILLLPEETKGILNRLAGLEVDYARVRRAVGETEAQVRLLGDGKSPARPTELSPDAADPAQAKLYASLSDLTLERENLLLSFLPAHPQVKQLDARIANVREKLREALTGRVQALQARADELGRSIGRLKQQQATIPEAALEIARMEREVKVSERIFSLLKEKHQETLIKEKEQVGEVSLVRPAVGPLRPINAPQAVPKAAVGLVIGIVVGFVLAFVVETLDTSIGAIDEVESLLETSVLGVIPHLDVRAALSEEKGEAVVLDKATEERYGFLISLFLPASRIAEAFRGLRTNLLFSGLEGGSKTIMVTSSTQMEGKTTVAINLAIALSQLGKRTLLVEADLRNPFLHHAFGIPKDPGLTEVLVGNARLEEAIRGFPDFVLGVAGVEGLVDRRGIDNLFLLPSGRQPPNPTEFLSTEGVTNLLDEVRQRYDYVVLDCAPVLPVADPAILGSRVDGTLVVVRVGSAARAALRRAKTLLQAARARIVGVCLTGVRAEVSPDYAEMAYYRYRYGDRSRRPAPATGWASLLASHRKSVVGAVVLAPLFLLALTAGVWAWWAGEFDLFPDSRELADSASPGTAPPVPVARARVEVPAQAEPSPDLRRSDDPERPKGPERPTYAVQVGVFRTRANADRHVARYRAEGLRAAVSEVRTLGDDRWWRVLVGAFHTRGEAEVFGWDLILDGEVEGFRVVSRASGR encoded by the coding sequence ATGGCCCAGTACGACATCAACCTCAGAGATTATTTCAGGATCCTCCGCCGCCGGCGGGGGATCGTCATCCTCGTCCCGCTCCTCTTCGGCGTCTTCTCCTTCACGCTGGCGTTCCTCCAGGCCCCCACGCCCCTCTATCGAGCGACGGCGGTCGTGCGGGTGGAGCGGGCTCTCAGCGTCACCGGGCTCCTCCAGGAGCTCGTCGCGTACAACCCGGATGGGAACCTGGGCACCCAGGCCGCCCTGATCAAGGGCTTCCCGGTCATGAGCGCGGCCGCCAAGAAACTGGGGCTCATCCCTGGGGACGCCACTGCGGAACGGATCCAGGCGACGCCCGCCTATCTCCAGGTGCTCCAGGACCTCCAGGACCAGGTGGAGGTGAAACGGGTCGAGGCCACCAACCTCATCGAGATCAGCGCGACCGCCCCCGATCCCGACGACGCGGTGCGGATCGCCAACAGCCTGGCCGAGGCGTTCCGCGAGGACAACTACGCGACGCGCAACCGGCAGGTCCGGGAGGCGCGGGAGTTCATCGAGAAGCAGCTCGAGGGGGTCGGCGCAAAGCTCCGGCAGTCCGAGGACGGGCTGAAAGCGTATCAGGAGGCCAACGCGATCCTCCTGCTGCCGGAAGAGACCAAAGGGATCCTGAACCGCCTCGCTGGCCTCGAGGTGGACTACGCGAGGGTCAGGCGGGCCGTGGGCGAAACGGAGGCGCAGGTCAGGCTGCTCGGAGACGGGAAGTCGCCGGCGCGCCCGACGGAGCTCTCGCCCGACGCCGCCGACCCGGCCCAGGCCAAGCTCTACGCGTCCCTGTCCGACCTCACGCTCGAGCGGGAAAACCTGCTGCTCTCCTTCCTCCCCGCCCATCCCCAGGTGAAACAGCTCGACGCCCGGATCGCCAATGTCCGTGAGAAGCTGCGGGAAGCCTTGACCGGCAGGGTCCAGGCGTTGCAGGCCCGGGCGGACGAGCTGGGGCGGAGCATCGGCCGCCTGAAGCAGCAGCAGGCCACCATTCCCGAGGCGGCCCTCGAGATCGCCCGGATGGAGCGGGAGGTGAAGGTCAGCGAGCGCATCTTTTCGCTCCTGAAGGAGAAGCATCAGGAGACCCTGATCAAAGAGAAGGAGCAGGTCGGGGAGGTGAGCCTCGTCAGGCCGGCGGTGGGGCCGCTTCGCCCGATCAACGCACCGCAGGCGGTGCCGAAAGCCGCCGTCGGGCTCGTCATTGGCATCGTCGTCGGGTTCGTTCTCGCCTTCGTCGTCGAGACGCTCGACACTTCGATCGGCGCCATCGACGAGGTGGAGTCGCTCCTGGAGACGTCCGTGCTCGGCGTGATCCCCCATCTCGACGTCCGGGCGGCGCTGTCCGAGGAAAAGGGTGAGGCGGTGGTCCTCGACAAGGCGACCGAGGAACGCTACGGGTTCTTGATCAGCCTCTTCCTTCCGGCATCCCGGATCGCCGAGGCCTTCCGGGGCCTTCGGACCAACCTCCTCTTTTCGGGGCTCGAGGGCGGCTCCAAAACCATCATGGTGACGAGCTCGACCCAGATGGAGGGCAAGACCACGGTCGCTATCAACCTGGCGATCGCCCTGAGCCAACTCGGCAAACGGACCCTCCTCGTGGAGGCCGATCTTCGGAACCCGTTCCTCCACCACGCCTTCGGGATCCCGAAGGACCCCGGGCTGACGGAGGTGCTGGTCGGCAACGCCCGGCTCGAGGAGGCGATCCGGGGCTTCCCCGACTTCGTCCTCGGGGTTGCGGGCGTGGAGGGCCTCGTCGACCGGCGGGGCATCGACAACCTCTTCCTGCTCCCGAGCGGCCGCCAGCCCCCGAACCCCACGGAGTTCTTGAGCACCGAAGGAGTGACAAACCTCCTGGACGAGGTCCGCCAGCGGTACGACTACGTCGTGCTCGACTGTGCGCCGGTCCTGCCGGTCGCTGATCCCGCGATCCTCGGCTCGCGCGTCGACGGGACGCTCGTTGTCGTTCGCGTCGGAAGCGCCGCCCGAGCCGCCCTCAGACGGGCGAAGACCCTGCTGCAGGCGGCGCGGGCTCGCATCGTCGGCGTGTGCCTGACCGGGGTGAGGGCGGAGGTCAGCCCGGACTATGCCGAGATGGCCTACTACCGCTACCGGTACGGCGATAGGAGCCGGCGACCCGCCCCTGCCACGGGCTGGGCGAGTCTTTTGGCCTCGCACCGCAAGAGTGTCGTGGGAGCGGTGGTGCTGGCGCCGCTGTTTCTCCTGGCCCTTACGGCGGGGGTTTGGGCCTGGTGGGCCGGCGAGTTCGACCTCTTTCCCGACTCGAGGGAGCTGGCGGACTCGGCCAGCCCGGGTACCGCCCCTCCGGTGCCCGTCGCGCGCGCACGCGTGGAGGTCCCGGCTCAGGCCGAGCCATCCCCGGACCTCCGCAGATCCGATGACCCCGAGAGGCCCAAGGGGCCAGAGCGACCCACCTACGCAGTCCAGGTTGGCGTCTTCCGGACAAGGGCAAACGCCGACCGGCACGTCGCCCGATACCGGGCTGAGGGCCTGCGGGCGGCCGTCAGCGAGGTGCGGACCTTGGGCGATGACCGCTGGTGGCGGGTCCTGGTCGGCGCGTTTCACACTCGTGGAGAAGCCGAGGTGTTCGGGTGGGATCTGATCCTGGACGGGGAGGTCGAGGGATTCCGGGTCGTTAGCCGAGCCTCGGGGCGCTGA
- a CDS encoding O-antigen ligase family protein: MRMQAETATAGSLLAAVSLAVLMSAVLAKLSVPAALGVGLSLAVLIIAAASNELALYLLIFSMLLGPEVILGELGAEAGLGRGLTFRLDDLLLAVVGLAWLGKTALYKELGLLFRTPLNRQIAAYTFAAFFATGLGMILGQVKILAGALFVLKYVQYVVIYFMVVNNLRERRQYERFLVALLSTAAVSALIGILQIPSGGRVSAPFEGSRGEPNTFGGYLVLMLAVVAGLYLTSDSLRRKVLLAGSAALILLPLLFTLSRASYLALIALAGALFAWSERKRFLAALFALALALLPVVTPKAVVDRVLYTITQPFHSEQVQLGEVRLDTSTSARLRDWRQAFFEDWTAHPLFGYGVTGYRFIDAQYPRVLVETGLVGLSAFLWLQFSLLRQTRSILKTTRDPLFKGVALGFLAGLVALVAHSIGANTFIIVRIMEPFWFLAGMVVMIPEVERLPPAPASRPEVRRQVR, from the coding sequence ATGCGGATGCAGGCGGAGACCGCAACGGCGGGGTCGCTGCTCGCCGCCGTCTCCCTCGCCGTCCTGATGAGCGCTGTCCTGGCCAAGCTGTCCGTGCCCGCCGCTTTGGGGGTCGGGCTCAGCCTCGCGGTCCTGATCATCGCCGCCGCCAGCAACGAGCTGGCCCTCTATCTCCTGATCTTCTCCATGCTGCTCGGCCCGGAGGTGATCCTGGGCGAGCTCGGCGCGGAGGCGGGGCTGGGACGGGGCCTCACCTTTCGCCTGGACGACCTCCTCCTCGCCGTCGTCGGCCTGGCCTGGCTCGGGAAGACGGCGCTGTACAAGGAGCTCGGCCTCCTCTTCAGGACGCCGCTCAACCGGCAGATCGCCGCGTACACGTTCGCCGCCTTCTTCGCGACAGGCCTGGGGATGATCCTGGGGCAGGTGAAGATCCTGGCGGGCGCCCTCTTCGTCCTGAAGTACGTCCAGTACGTCGTGATCTATTTCATGGTGGTCAACAACCTCCGCGAGCGGAGACAGTACGAGCGCTTTCTCGTCGCCCTCCTGTCCACGGCCGCCGTGTCAGCCCTGATCGGCATCCTCCAGATCCCGTCGGGCGGCCGGGTCTCCGCGCCCTTCGAGGGATCGAGGGGCGAGCCGAACACGTTCGGCGGATATCTAGTCCTGATGCTCGCTGTCGTCGCGGGGCTCTACCTCACGAGCGACTCTCTCCGGAGGAAGGTCCTGCTCGCCGGCTCGGCTGCCCTGATCCTCCTCCCGCTGCTCTTCACCCTCTCGCGGGCCTCCTATCTCGCCCTGATCGCATTGGCCGGCGCGCTGTTTGCCTGGAGCGAGCGAAAGCGCTTCCTGGCCGCGCTCTTCGCGCTCGCGCTGGCGCTGTTGCCGGTCGTGACCCCGAAGGCGGTGGTCGACCGCGTCCTCTACACCATCACCCAGCCGTTCCACTCGGAGCAGGTCCAGCTCGGCGAGGTCCGCCTCGACACCTCCACGTCGGCCCGGCTGAGGGACTGGCGCCAGGCGTTCTTCGAGGACTGGACCGCCCATCCCCTGTTCGGCTACGGCGTCACCGGCTACCGCTTCATCGACGCCCAGTATCCCCGGGTCCTCGTGGAGACCGGCCTCGTCGGGCTGTCAGCCTTCCTCTGGCTTCAGTTCAGCCTGCTCCGCCAGACCCGCTCCATCCTCAAGACGACCCGGGACCCGCTGTTCAAGGGCGTGGCCCTGGGCTTCCTGGCCGGTCTCGTCGCCCTGGTTGCTCACTCCATCGGCGCGAACACGTTCATCATCGTGCGGATCATGGAGCCGTTCTGGTTTCTGGCCGGGATGGTCGTGATGATCCCGGAGGTGGAGCGTCTGCCTCCCGCGCCGGCGTCGAGGCCAGAGGTCCGGAGACAGGTCCGATGA
- a CDS encoding AAA family ATPase has translation MYEAYWGLSRAPFQNVPDPAFFCPLPVHLEVLGRLPYVVDHGKGAALLTGEVGCGKSTLGRVFLSQLDASKYDVGLVINPALAGRDLLHEIALQLGLSRPSPHRSVLLRALADHLLANAERGAATVLIVDEAQTIADEAVFEDLRMLLNFQLNDRYLLSLILLGLPELRTRLARLPSLNQRIAFRLNLSFLNPEETAFYITFRLKKAGATAPIFTDQAMDLVYRETGGIPRSINNLCDLCLYDGWKRRAEAVDASVVEAALAFV, from the coding sequence GTGTACGAAGCGTACTGGGGTCTGAGCCGGGCGCCGTTTCAAAATGTCCCCGACCCGGCATTTTTCTGCCCGCTGCCTGTCCACCTGGAGGTCCTCGGGAGGCTCCCGTATGTCGTCGACCACGGCAAGGGTGCCGCGCTGCTCACCGGCGAGGTCGGGTGCGGCAAGAGCACCTTGGGCCGTGTCTTCCTCTCGCAACTCGACGCGAGCAAGTACGACGTCGGGCTCGTCATCAACCCCGCCCTGGCGGGGCGGGATCTGCTCCATGAGATCGCCCTGCAGCTTGGCCTCTCCCGTCCCAGCCCCCACCGATCCGTCCTCCTCCGCGCGCTCGCTGATCACCTCCTGGCCAACGCCGAGCGGGGAGCTGCGACGGTCCTCATCGTCGACGAGGCGCAGACGATCGCGGATGAAGCGGTCTTCGAAGACCTGCGGATGCTCCTGAATTTTCAGCTCAACGACCGCTACCTCCTCTCGCTGATCCTGCTCGGGCTGCCCGAACTGCGGACGCGGCTCGCCAGGTTGCCCTCGCTGAACCAGCGGATTGCCTTCCGCCTCAACCTGAGCTTTCTCAACCCGGAGGAGACCGCCTTCTATATCACGTTTCGCTTGAAGAAAGCCGGGGCGACGGCGCCGATCTTCACGGACCAGGCCATGGACCTGGTCTACCGCGAGACGGGCGGTATCCCGCGCAGCATCAACAACCTCTGCGACCTCTGCCTCTACGACGGCTGGAAGCGACGAGCCGAAGCGGTGGACGCCTCCGTGGTGGAGGCGGCCCTGGCCTTTGTGTAG
- a CDS encoding methyltransferase domain-containing protein: MTADPLPSTQEALDALYRRQEDPWGARTIPEKRVRYAELERLLPREPVRTAVDLACGEGDFAARLCRVAEKVTGLDLSSRVIERARLKLPTVSFQAGDVRELPSDWFTRFELICWLDAIYWLAPEDSQRVLRRIVDGANGRQPTILVTSRIVPAGRSGWYWPGHDFQTPGAFLDHVRRVFPEARAVPVQLHLNLRPLAALTPLQRMVAVGFKVLTKLGGYRLALRLTQGASAVPFLAPLVDPFVVHAAAVVERGRWPYPERVEDVTDRFLNRPAADRIVRWLGPTTVTPNQLTAVSCLLGLAAATLLSLAGWPALIMGALLLQLAIVVDCADGQLARTKGLASLRGEVLDHTSDDLTFLLVSVALGLAVWRSDLGLPARLVLLAVSFAAALLLTASQYFYSEDYRSVAERGAGGGIREGRERIVASAGEHGRGWRGRLIGLLFRYYAVRLGLMHQALTWLNPWRARLVELGPVDLSGRRRYWELQALPLCLWRVAGMSSIALVLVFACLVGIPVGFAWLLAVAGLPYFLVLLLLQRRADRRTCRAWANEYGAAHPSHRQETRASAPPVPARDPHTSLDAPCR; the protein is encoded by the coding sequence ATGACCGCCGATCCCCTCCCCAGCACACAGGAAGCTCTGGACGCCCTCTACCGGAGGCAGGAGGACCCCTGGGGCGCCCGGACGATACCGGAGAAGCGGGTCCGGTACGCCGAACTCGAGCGCCTCCTGCCGCGCGAGCCCGTCAGGACAGCGGTGGATCTGGCTTGCGGGGAGGGAGATTTCGCCGCCCGACTCTGCCGGGTCGCCGAAAAGGTCACCGGCCTTGATTTGTCAAGCCGGGTGATCGAGCGGGCGCGGCTGAAGCTCCCGACCGTCTCGTTCCAGGCCGGCGACGTGCGGGAGTTGCCCTCGGACTGGTTCACGCGCTTCGAGCTGATCTGCTGGCTCGATGCGATCTACTGGCTGGCGCCCGAGGATAGCCAGCGTGTGCTGAGGCGGATCGTGGACGGCGCGAACGGGCGGCAGCCCACCATCCTGGTCACTAGCAGGATTGTGCCCGCCGGGCGGTCGGGGTGGTACTGGCCAGGCCATGACTTCCAGACGCCGGGCGCGTTCCTCGATCATGTCCGACGGGTCTTTCCCGAGGCACGCGCGGTTCCCGTCCAGCTCCACCTGAACCTGAGGCCACTGGCAGCGCTGACCCCTCTCCAGCGGATGGTTGCAGTCGGGTTCAAAGTCCTGACCAAGCTCGGCGGCTACCGCCTGGCCCTCCGCCTCACCCAGGGGGCGAGCGCGGTCCCGTTTCTGGCTCCCCTCGTCGATCCCTTCGTGGTCCACGCGGCGGCGGTGGTCGAGCGCGGGCGTTGGCCATATCCGGAACGGGTCGAGGACGTCACGGACCGCTTCCTGAACCGGCCGGCGGCTGATCGGATCGTCCGCTGGCTCGGGCCGACCACGGTGACCCCCAACCAGTTGACCGCCGTGTCCTGCCTGCTCGGCCTGGCCGCGGCGACCCTGTTGAGCCTCGCGGGGTGGCCCGCGCTCATCATGGGGGCCCTGCTTCTCCAGCTGGCCATCGTCGTGGACTGTGCCGACGGCCAGCTTGCCCGCACAAAAGGCCTCGCGAGTCTCCGGGGAGAAGTCTTGGATCACACGTCTGACGACCTGACCTTCCTCCTGGTTTCCGTTGCGCTTGGTCTCGCGGTCTGGCGGAGCGACCTCGGTTTGCCGGCCAGGCTGGTACTCCTCGCCGTCAGCTTCGCGGCGGCCCTTCTCCTGACGGCCTCCCAGTACTTCTACAGCGAGGACTACCGGAGCGTGGCGGAACGGGGAGCCGGTGGCGGGATCCGCGAGGGTCGGGAGCGGATCGTCGCGTCAGCGGGCGAGCACGGGCGAGGCTGGCGCGGTCGCCTGATCGGGCTCTTGTTCCGCTACTACGCGGTTCGCCTCGGGCTCATGCACCAAGCGCTCACCTGGCTGAACCCCTGGCGGGCACGGCTCGTGGAGCTGGGCCCCGTGGACCTGAGCGGGCGGCGGAGGTACTGGGAGCTCCAGGCCCTTCCGCTCTGCCTCTGGCGTGTGGCCGGCATGTCCAGCATCGCCCTGGTCCTGGTGTTCGCCTGCCTCGTCGGAATACCGGTCGGGTTTGCCTGGCTTCTGGCTGTCGCGGGGCTCCCGTACTTTTTGGTGCTCCTGCTGCTCCAGCGCCGCGCCGACCGGCGGACCTGCCGGGCATGGGCAAATGAGTACGGCGCAGCCCATCCCTCGCACCGCCAGGAAACGCGCGCCTCGGCACCGCCAGTTCCGGCACGGGACCCCCATACCTCGTTGGACGCACCATGCCGCTGA
- a CDS encoding SLBB domain-containing protein has translation MNACRNVCLLAVLLLLGSACAAQLPPPPRATDALTVPLPAAAEAQAASPLPQPVTENQTFVTLNGVPQYKIGPGDLVEILLTRGLAQERQTAAVKANGMVSVAFLEAKVGGRTTDQAAEEIRRILSPFYRQLSVEVLVREYNSKRGAVLGAVGGKAGSFPLKGRTTLLDLLAEAGGPAPNANLERVRVLRQDGGSLAVNLFHLLSDGHAIRDFVLDAGDVVFIPPRGPADEKKVFVLGEVKTPGAFPLMPDMRLSQALAQAGGPTAVAVLRSARIVRGSLNNPRVVEVDFRQVIEQGDQSQDIPLQANDLVLLPRSPIGNWNAFLAKLRPTLEFLALPLSIPLQIQLLGTVAR, from the coding sequence GTGAACGCGTGTCGGAACGTGTGCCTGCTCGCGGTGCTGCTCCTGCTGGGCTCGGCCTGTGCGGCTCAGCTCCCTCCGCCTCCCCGGGCCACGGACGCCCTGACCGTCCCGCTGCCGGCCGCGGCCGAGGCCCAGGCAGCGTCGCCGCTCCCCCAGCCCGTGACGGAGAATCAGACCTTCGTGACCCTCAACGGGGTCCCTCAATACAAGATCGGGCCCGGTGACCTCGTGGAGATCCTGCTGACGCGGGGGCTGGCCCAGGAACGGCAGACGGCCGCGGTGAAGGCGAACGGGATGGTGAGCGTCGCCTTCCTCGAGGCGAAGGTGGGCGGGCGGACAACGGACCAGGCTGCCGAGGAGATCCGCCGGATCCTGAGCCCATTTTACAGGCAGCTGAGCGTTGAGGTGCTCGTCAGGGAATACAACAGCAAGCGCGGCGCTGTGCTCGGGGCTGTGGGCGGGAAGGCCGGATCGTTCCCCCTGAAGGGGCGAACCACCCTCCTGGATCTCCTGGCCGAAGCCGGCGGCCCCGCGCCCAACGCGAACCTGGAGCGGGTACGCGTGCTCCGCCAGGACGGCGGCTCGCTCGCCGTCAACCTCTTCCACCTCCTCTCCGACGGCCACGCCATCCGCGACTTCGTCCTCGACGCGGGAGACGTGGTGTTCATCCCACCCCGCGGTCCGGCGGACGAGAAGAAGGTCTTTGTCCTTGGCGAGGTCAAGACCCCCGGGGCCTTTCCGCTGATGCCGGACATGCGCCTCTCGCAGGCCCTGGCTCAGGCGGGCGGGCCGACGGCGGTCGCGGTCCTGAGGAGCGCCCGCATCGTACGCGGGAGCCTGAACAACCCTCGTGTCGTGGAGGTCGATTTCCGCCAGGTGATCGAACAGGGAGACCAGAGCCAGGACATCCCGCTTCAGGCGAACGATCTCGTCCTGCTGCCGCGGAGCCCCATCGGGAACTGGAACGCGTTCCTCGCCAAGCTCCGGCCCACGCTCGAGTTCCTCGCCCTTCCCCTGTCGATTCCCTTGCAGATCCAGCTGCTGGGGACCGTGGCCCGCTGA
- a CDS encoding glycosyltransferase family 4 protein: MRLTIFWLSYQYDRRVRCDMGGFRATWEKAEALGRRGHRVIVFCPRLTRTPEETSAEVVRLPFLDLPGLRPLLVQLLFLVSALWTARAARPDLIYVTGGLSPAPLLLARLLRRPLIFELNGDSAHHAELGGHRVRAAWARAFYRSILPRADFVAAVSEELGRVLRNRYGLPAEKIRVLPNGANLEQMRPVPPALARERIGLEPDRPTVGFAGTFFGYQGLQTLIEAAPSILERCPRALFLLVGDGEMRPAWEGMVRAKGLSAAFRFTGQVPYRQVPLCINAMDVALAPMVARRGPTSPLKLFDYWACARPVVASDLPDLAELIRESRAAMAVPPDDPHALADAVSELLADQAKRYALGTWGRRFVEARYSWAHVAERMEGLFLEAIRNWGRR; this comes from the coding sequence ATGAGGCTCACGATCTTCTGGCTCTCCTATCAGTACGATCGGCGCGTCCGGTGCGACATGGGCGGCTTTCGGGCGACCTGGGAAAAGGCAGAAGCTCTGGGGCGGCGGGGGCACCGGGTCATCGTCTTCTGCCCGAGGCTTACGCGGACACCGGAGGAGACCAGCGCTGAGGTGGTGCGGCTTCCGTTCCTCGATCTGCCCGGGCTTCGGCCGCTCCTCGTCCAGCTTCTCTTCCTCGTGAGCGCACTCTGGACCGCGCGCGCGGCCCGCCCGGATCTCATTTACGTCACCGGCGGTCTCTCGCCCGCTCCGTTGCTCCTCGCCCGGCTCCTCCGGCGCCCGCTCATCTTCGAGCTGAACGGCGATTCCGCGCATCACGCGGAGCTCGGCGGCCACCGGGTCAGGGCGGCATGGGCCAGGGCGTTCTACCGGTCAATCCTCCCCAGAGCGGACTTCGTCGCGGCCGTCTCCGAGGAGCTCGGCCGTGTCCTGAGGAACCGGTACGGGCTCCCGGCGGAAAAGATCAGGGTCCTGCCGAACGGCGCGAACCTGGAGCAGATGCGACCCGTCCCTCCCGCGCTGGCCCGCGAGCGGATCGGTCTCGAGCCTGACCGTCCGACGGTGGGGTTCGCGGGAACGTTTTTCGGCTACCAGGGTCTCCAGACCCTGATCGAAGCCGCGCCCTCCATCCTGGAGCGCTGCCCCCGCGCGCTCTTCCTCCTCGTGGGCGATGGCGAGATGCGCCCGGCCTGGGAAGGCATGGTGCGGGCGAAGGGGCTGAGCGCGGCGTTTCGCTTCACCGGGCAGGTGCCTTACCGGCAGGTGCCCCTCTGCATCAATGCCATGGACGTGGCCCTGGCCCCGATGGTCGCGCGCCGCGGGCCCACCTCGCCGTTGAAGCTCTTCGACTACTGGGCCTGCGCGCGGCCGGTGGTGGCCAGCGACCTCCCTGACCTCGCCGAGCTGATTCGGGAGAGCCGGGCGGCCATGGCGGTTCCACCGGACGATCCCCATGCCCTGGCCGATGCGGTGTCGGAGCTTCTGGCGGACCAGGCCAAGCGGTACGCGCTCGGAACATGGGGCCGGCGCTTCGTGGAAGCCCGCTACTCGTGGGCCCATGTGGCCGAGCGAATGGAGGGGCTCTTCCTGGAGGCGATCCGGAACTGGGGGAGGCGATGA
- a CDS encoding response regulator: MKILIVDDDPNMQELVDYNLRLDGHEVSIASSAAEGLTSAREQAPDLILLDVMMPGMDGLEALPILKRDPKTSQIPVFMLTARGRMGDVERAFAVGADDYITKPFDPAKLSQMVAVKLGRKASRRPRPAANRSGPGIGTGLGGAQKTDRG, encoded by the coding sequence ATGAAGATCCTGATCGTTGACGATGATCCGAACATGCAGGAGCTGGTGGACTACAACCTGCGGCTGGACGGCCACGAGGTGTCCATCGCCTCGTCGGCCGCCGAGGGCCTGACGTCGGCGCGCGAGCAGGCGCCCGACCTGATTCTGCTCGACGTGATGATGCCCGGGATGGACGGGCTGGAGGCGCTGCCGATCCTGAAGCGGGATCCGAAGACCTCCCAAATCCCGGTCTTCATGCTGACCGCCCGGGGCCGGATGGGTGATGTGGAACGGGCGTTTGCCGTGGGAGCGGACGACTACATTACCAAGCCCTTCGACCCGGCGAAGCTCAGCCAGATGGTCGCGGTCAAGTTGGGCCGCAAGGCCAGCCGGCGGCCGCGCCCGGCAGCCAACCGGTCTGGTCCGGGTATCGGGACCGGATTGGGGGGAGCCCAGAAAACTGACAGGGGCTAG
- a CDS encoding CDP-alcohol phosphatidyltransferase family protein has translation MKARSRWETILASYSDEKRRWDRTYPSIAYIYRPASLFVCWLLPARVTANELTLLSYLVSLASLLLLVHGSFAGLLTGSILLVLFSLLDCVDGALARLRGTSNALGRFLDGLAAPAFVLPYFALGIGLARAAGSGQGEFILAVGAATTILKLLVPQIRQSFHLCFGEVWEEDKRARHATGHAGRWYYRLYYNLTDLQGHDVVLLLAVLAGQAEAFLLVSFAVSALDLGAVLALYLRRAWRLGARSGKASGHWHGAD, from the coding sequence ATGAAGGCGAGAAGCCGATGGGAGACGATTCTGGCCAGTTACTCGGACGAGAAGCGCCGCTGGGACCGAACTTACCCGTCGATTGCCTACATCTATCGGCCCGCCTCGCTCTTCGTGTGCTGGCTCCTCCCCGCCCGGGTCACAGCGAACGAGCTGACACTGCTGTCCTATCTGGTTTCGCTGGCAAGCCTCCTCCTGCTGGTTCACGGGTCGTTCGCGGGCTTGCTGACCGGGTCCATCCTCCTCGTCCTCTTCAGCCTCCTTGACTGCGTGGACGGCGCCCTGGCCCGGCTCCGGGGGACGTCGAACGCGTTGGGTCGCTTCCTCGACGGCCTGGCGGCCCCCGCCTTCGTCCTTCCCTACTTTGCCCTCGGCATCGGCCTCGCGCGGGCGGCCGGGTCGGGCCAAGGGGAATTCATTCTGGCAGTCGGGGCCGCGACCACGATCCTGAAGTTGCTGGTCCCTCAGATTCGCCAGAGCTTCCACCTCTGTTTCGGGGAGGTGTGGGAGGAGGACAAGCGCGCACGGCACGCGACAGGGCACGCGGGCCGCTGGTACTACCGCCTCTACTACAACCTCACGGATCTCCAGGGGCACGACGTCGTCCTGCTCCTGGCCGTCCTCGCCGGCCAGGCGGAGGCGTTTCTGCTGGTGAGCTTCGCCGTGAGCGCTCTCGACCTGGGCGCAGTGCTGGCCCTCTACCTCAGGCGGGCCTGGCGGCTTGGCGCGCGGTCTGGAAAGGCTTCGGGACACTGGCATGGCGCCGATTGA